The Humulus lupulus chromosome 7, drHumLupu1.1, whole genome shotgun sequence region CGTACATCCTAAAAATGACCCCCAAAAAAATAAGTTCTCAAAAGAATTTTGAATCCAATATCAACTTAGCTACACAAGCTCTATGCTGCGTTTCAGCCATCTTAAGACGGCAAACTAAAATTACAATTACTACGCTAGAGATGCCCATATGACCATCAATAATCTTCTGGTCACATAGTTTGCTCCAATAATAGAGTACAAAAATTGTTTGTATCATCTAGACTGCAGCTTCCAACTACGAAGAATCTGTAAACAATCTAGCACAAGATAAGACGTGTAAATTCGTAGTAGAACAGGGGTTGATGATggatcaaagaaaaaaaaaaggtctgTGACAAAGACTTTAATGCTAGAATTTCTTTCAATTTCCTGACACCTTCAATGTGCTTGAACTTAAGGTGTAAAGGTGGatcaaaacattatttatgttCTTACAGCTTTTGGGGAAAATGCATGATGTAAATATACTGGATTACAAACCTGGTGGCACAACTATACTGCTGTCATCGATATAGCAGCAGAACGAAGCTTCACGCCATCTTCATCCCACTTGGACTCTGGGGCAGTTGCTCCAGCTATAATTGCCTTTAACATAGAGAAGGGagataatttttcttaaaataaaaaacttactAAGGGGATAATAAGAAATGTTTAGACCCTAACAATCTTCGAAGTTAAAAGGAGACTAAAACCAGGATCTTGCTGTTTATAACACAAAATTCAGAAACGAAACATAGCATTCGCTGTACATATGGAATGGATACTTATAGCATGGATACTCCAGTGTAATTGATTTTATTCTTTCCTTGTAACTTTCAACAATAAAAATTCATGTAAATAACAAACCTTTCCACTGTTAACAGCAGCATACAGTGCCACATGCTGGTCGTATCGGCCAAATTCATAGAAGTAATAAGTTCTGAAACATATCAGGCATACGAATCATACTTAAGAAGAaagataatataaatattaattgaaACGACTCCTTAAAAAGAATActccataaaaaaatatataaaaaacatatatttGTTAAAGGAAATCATAAAAATCAAATGGGCAGTCCTTAGTcacttacaaatatatatatatatatatatagatatactgatatgaataaaataaaattataaagataaaAGAGCAGTTCTGAGAACCAATTGAACAAACAGGGGGGAAGGTTTCTGATTAAGCCCAATAGGTAGGCAAAGCTCAAATATTTCTTTAAATTATCAGGACATTGTTAGTTTACTAAAGAAGAATCAAAAGCAGAATTCATTTCCACAGGTTGCTATATTATGCTCAGGTACACCGGTCATCAATTTGAAGATGAATTTACCTGAAGCCTTCatcttcctttatttttattgttcGAGCGGAATACAAAGTTGATCCACCTGCCATTGCCACATGGTCAGACCAAAGTGCATATATTATATATAGCAGAAGAAAGAGCCAAGGAAAGATATAGAGGTCGCTGATTTCAGATAGTAATTGTCAAGCTGAAAATGGGATATAAAGAGTCTAAACATAGACCAACACCGTCTAGAAAGTCGATCAACGAAAATTAACAGCAACAGAAAAAATCAGAGAAAAATGCAAACTTCATATACCTGGAACAAAGATTCTTGCTGCTTGTTTCAAGGAACCTAAATCTGTTATGTCTTGGGCCTGTTCAATTACTTAATATCATGTAAGTCCACGGAAAATTCATTGAAATATAAAGAAGAGTAACCAGAACAGCCTCATAAAATGGTAAAAGTATAAACTCATTACATTCATGTGACCGAGAAAAAAAACTATCTTGCAAAAACAATGAAAACGACTCTTACAAACCTCTAAAAAGGTGATCTTGAGTTGATTGGTCGAGCGAATTATGACACTAACAACTTCAGATCTGTATGGACAAATAACAAGAAGAAGAATTAATAAAAACTTACAATGTACGGAAAACTAATAAGACTGTACTAAGGTCAGCAATCTAACAAACCACTCTGAGAAGGAAAGAGAAAAAACTCCcttataataaacaaaaagatacgAGTAGAAACTATGTATGGAGCATGTTATAGATGAATAATTGATCAAAAACATCGAAGATAAAGGGAGTTTCATATAGATACATACCCATCAGAAGATGCAAACCGAGCCGCAAAGGTCTTCGGCTTTACCTTATCTCCATAAAGAGACAATCCCTCATTGAAatcctagaaaaaaaaaatcagtcattaaaaaaatatataaggaaaaaaacgtACGGGTTATCTTATTTCAGCAGTAAGGTATGCATGCAATTAGCTAGTATGTAATCACCAAATACAGGGGAAAGAAATTGATGCCTAAAAAAAGCTCAAAATGCAGCTAAAAAGGGTACAGCTTCCAATTGCAGAGCCAACATAAAAGTTCATTTCACTCAAATTTACATAGGTACCTCAGGCTCCATAACGTCCTGAAAGTCAGGGGGAATCCTAATGGAGAATCCATTGCCAAAGAACTGGAACCAAGATTTGGTGTTGACGATTCCGGAAAGCAAGGGTTTCGCCGAAGCCGAAGAATGGGCAAGTGGGATTTGCAGCGGGGCAAAGGAGAGGAGGAAGAGCGAAGTGAATTTATGAATCAATTGTCTCCTGGTGCCGATGGGGAGAGCGGTATGAGTAGGGTTTGCAGCGAAAAGAGAAAGGGTTTGGGGGATTGAGGGTTTAGGGTTCGGGGGATGAGGAGATAGACGagagagtgagagggagagaggaATGGCCATGAGAGAATGAAGAAGATGGTATTCATGGCTCGGCAAGGCAAATTTTGGAGGGAGATGATAATGTGGGGACACCAGCTTTTGTAATGTGGATCAGTGAGGGGTAGTTTCGGTATCTAAATTACATGTCGTTCAGAGAAAACGACATATCCTCAGCCCCTCTTTCTAAGTAAGAAGTCTACTGTCGTTACATGAATGATGAGCGTGGCTTCTCGTTTGTAGTATAATGGGTTTAATGTCGTTAAATTAGTACACGACTTGTCGTTTATCAATGAATGACATTATGTTAGTATGAGCTAATAGTGGCTCGAGTGACAAAATAAGGTGTTTTGTAATGGATACTTACAATGGAAAGATTTTTAGGATGATTCtatgattattttttaatttaaatgttcCTAGTTTGTAGGCTAGTTGTAATGTATTTTTcattcaataaaataaaaaataataattagaaCATACTTATTGGAACACACTTAAATTATACACACACTATTTATACACAATAATATGTAATTAATATCAAGCGCACAATTAACAACCTCAAATTTATCAAATTCAATCATActttaaaaacataaataatctCCTTTAAAgtttagaagaaagaaaaatattatattttattatggtTTGTTTTATAGGTGTTCATTTGATGAGATAAAAATGGGCTTTAagtgttttattttttaatcttttattgTCTAATTTTCTGATACATCTTTGCATGTTCTTTGACTAGCCAATAAAGTTAAATTGTAATCTTacgtttttttttcaatttgaatAATAAAGTCTAAtcctaagaaaaaaaattaaaaaatttatattattttagttTAGGTTTAATATAAGTTCTAGTAAAGTGTGTGTATAATTTTGTTTtggaatgtttttttttttttttggaataaaCTTTATTATTCAAATTGAAAAAGTGTAAGattataatttaacattattgTCTAGCCAAAAAGCATGAAAATATACCTCTAAAAATTAgacaataaaatactaaaattcatTTTCATGTAACCAAGTGAACACctacaaaataaaaattgaaGTGGATTAGTATCAAAtagtaaatatttttatattataaaaaaaatatttcttaataattttaaaatgaaaaaactaAAACTTATCTGTGAAGTCCCTAAAATTGGATGTGTCACTTCTAGATCTAATTAGTTTTTTAGGCCAATAAGATACCTGCACCACAAATCAACTAAGATAAGTTATGTTGACGCTGTTTtgcgtcaacttagaaatgaagagcaattaaacaaaataccataAGAGACAAACAATGaaagacacgatttttacgtggttcaacagttaaaatctgcctagtccacgagtcgatgttattcaattatggaattctctcaaagctttctggaagcaatttaaCAGAGTATTCCCCAATACAAATTTCTCCGTCCCCTACAAATGAATagctccaatctatttatagaatgatttacagaatatctcccctcacattttggggagtttttattcaaatcacaaattaaatataattatacaatACGCGTATAAACCCCATGATATTCAGGATTTTTCAACAGACTACCACCAATCCCTTATATTTAGAGATTTTCAAACAGTAACTATGTTCACATTGGGCTATTGACCTCGAATAATTGAATGCCTTCGAGATCGGCCGACCATCATGAGCTCGCTACCTTGGTTTACCTCGGTCTTAACAAGAGACTTTGTCGAGTCATCTCTTATCGAGCTCACAACGCCTGGGCTCGAGCCGTCTTGTCTGATGGAAAAAGTTGAATcaggagatttatacaagtgttaaACCCATCATTGTAACTTCGAGCTCGACTTGTAACCTCAAAACACCTTCGAGACCACGTAGCCCCGAGCTCACCAATTCAGACATCGTCGTTTTA contains the following coding sequences:
- the LOC133790870 gene encoding uncharacterized protein LOC133790870; this translates as MAIPLSLSLSRLSPHPPNPKPSIPQTLSLFAANPTHTALPIGTRRQLIHKFTSLFLLSFAPLQIPLAHSSASAKPLLSGIVNTKSWFQFFGNGFSIRIPPDFQDVMEPEDFNEGLSLYGDKVKPKTFAARFASSDGSEVVSVIIRSTNQLKITFLEAQDITDLGSLKQAARIFVPGGSTLYSARTIKIKEDEGFRTYYFYEFGRYDQHVALYAAVNSGKAIIAGATAPESKWDEDGVKLRSAAISMTAV